One window of the Saccopteryx bilineata isolate mSacBil1 chromosome 2, mSacBil1_pri_phased_curated, whole genome shotgun sequence genome contains the following:
- the COPZ1 gene encoding coatomer subunit zeta-1, with protein MEALILEPSLYTVKAILILDNDGDRLFAKYYDDTYPSVKEQKAFEKNIFNKTHRTDSEIALLEGLTVVYKSSIDLYFYVIGSSYENELMLMAVLNCLFDSLSQMLRKNVEKRALLENMEGLFLAVDEIVDGGVILESDPQQVVHRVALRGEDVPLTEQTVSQVLQSAKEQIKWSLLR; from the exons ATGGAGGCGCTGATTTTG GAACCCTCTCTGTATACTGTCAAAGCCATCCTGATTCTGGACAATGATGGAGATCGACTTTTTGccaag tACTATGACGACACCTACCCCAGTGTCAAGGAGCAGAAGGCCTTTGAGAAGAATATTTTCAACAAGACCCATCGGACTGACA GTGAAATCGCCCTCTTGGAAGGCCTAACAGTAGTATACAAAAGCAGTATTGATCTCTATTTCTATGTGATTGGCAGCTCCTATGAAAATGAG CTGATGCTCATGGCTGTTTTGAACTGCCTTTTTGATTCGTTAAGCCAGATGCTGAG aaaaaatgtagaaaagcGAGCTTTGCTGGAGAACATGGAGGGGCTCTTCTTGGCTGTGGATGAAATCGTAGATGGAGG GGTCATCTTAGAGAGTGACCCCCAGCAAGTGGTACACCGGGTGGCGTTAAGG GGTGAAGATGTCCCCCTTACAGAGCAGACCGTATCTCAG GTGCTGCAGTCAGCCAAAGAACAGATCAAGTGGTCACTCCTTCGGTGA